From the genome of Muricauda sp. SCSIO 64092, one region includes:
- a CDS encoding DUF3857 domain-containing protein encodes MRLLIGMILVPLFLCSQSLDYSISSIPEALTKGANAVVRIEHKLVDIPHIKEMNVTYKKVVTVLNKKGNSDVGAYAHYDGSERIRKISAVVYDKFGNKIKTYKKSDFTDVSAVSGFSLYEDSRVLYMEYTPIDYPYTVEYTYESTSANTAYLPFWYPIKDYEVSTEKSIYEIQFGNATGGLIEKALNFEGYGIKTDRKENYLKFEANAIGAVKYEQLAPNFRYWAPKLMLAPKQFYYEGYQGNNGDWESLGKWMYKNLIQGRDELPGTTVQKIKSLTRGVQDPIEKAKIVYDYVQKNTRYISVQEGIGGLRPISALEVDKVKYGDCKGLTNYTKALLKAVGVQANYVRVFAKSEYQGDIDKDFPSFVGQSNHVILNIPQEGKEPVWLECTSQTMPFGFLGDFTDDRYVFEISPNNGKIVKTPSYSNEQNKTSIEAKCGISPSGGLTGELTRISMGIDYDNIYWIKDEKTKDQEDYYKKEWGSINGLAIVAMSFDNDRDKIQFSESLKVMAENYASHNGDRLFMMPNVFAQNTFVPKRYRNRRLPFEVIRGFQEESAMELTLPKGYTIEGMPNAVSIQNKFGSYDISYKLKDTGHIVVTRALLIKKGRYPKEEYAAYRQFRQKVTKSDQSKLVLLQK; translated from the coding sequence ATGCGATTGTTAATCGGGATGATTCTTGTCCCACTTTTTCTATGTTCCCAATCCCTTGATTATAGTATATCCAGTATTCCGGAAGCACTGACTAAAGGGGCCAATGCCGTTGTTAGAATTGAGCATAAATTGGTGGATATCCCCCATATAAAAGAGATGAATGTGACGTATAAAAAAGTGGTCACGGTCTTGAACAAGAAAGGAAATTCCGACGTAGGTGCCTATGCCCATTATGATGGTTCGGAACGCATTCGAAAGATTTCTGCAGTGGTATATGATAAGTTTGGGAACAAAATAAAAACCTATAAAAAATCCGATTTTACCGATGTCTCTGCGGTAAGTGGGTTTTCGCTTTATGAAGATAGTAGGGTACTTTATATGGAGTATACCCCAATTGACTACCCGTATACTGTTGAGTACACCTACGAGTCAACATCCGCCAATACCGCCTATTTACCGTTTTGGTATCCAATTAAAGACTACGAAGTAAGTACGGAAAAAAGTATTTACGAGATTCAATTTGGTAATGCCACGGGTGGTTTGATTGAAAAGGCCCTGAATTTTGAGGGGTATGGCATAAAAACCGACCGAAAAGAAAATTATCTAAAATTTGAGGCCAACGCTATTGGTGCCGTAAAATATGAACAACTTGCCCCGAATTTTAGATATTGGGCACCCAAGTTAATGCTTGCCCCCAAGCAATTTTACTATGAAGGTTACCAAGGGAATAATGGCGATTGGGAATCCTTGGGCAAATGGATGTATAAAAACCTGATACAAGGCCGTGACGAACTCCCTGGAACTACCGTTCAAAAAATCAAGTCTTTGACAAGAGGGGTTCAAGATCCCATCGAAAAAGCAAAAATTGTATATGATTATGTGCAAAAGAATACTCGGTACATCAGTGTTCAAGAGGGTATAGGTGGTTTAAGGCCCATAAGCGCCTTAGAGGTCGACAAGGTAAAATATGGTGATTGTAAAGGGCTTACCAATTACACCAAGGCTTTGCTGAAGGCCGTTGGAGTTCAGGCCAATTACGTGCGCGTTTTTGCAAAATCGGAATATCAAGGTGATATAGACAAAGACTTTCCCAGTTTCGTAGGGCAATCCAATCATGTTATCCTTAACATTCCCCAAGAAGGGAAAGAGCCTGTTTGGTTGGAATGTACCAGCCAGACCATGCCCTTTGGTTTTTTGGGCGACTTTACCGATGATCGATATGTGTTCGAAATTTCACCAAATAATGGAAAAATTGTAAAGACTCCATCGTACAGCAATGAACAGAACAAAACTAGTATTGAGGCCAAATGTGGGATTTCACCTTCGGGAGGTCTAACGGGGGAATTGACCCGCATATCCATGGGAATCGATTATGATAACATCTATTGGATAAAGGATGAAAAAACAAAAGACCAGGAAGATTACTATAAAAAAGAATGGGGATCTATAAATGGGCTGGCCATTGTTGCAATGTCTTTTGACAATGATCGGGATAAGATCCAGTTTTCCGAGTCGCTTAAGGTTATGGCCGAAAATTATGCAAGTCATAACGGGGATAGACTTTTTATGATGCCCAATGTTTTTGCCCAGAATACTTTTGTTCCCAAAAGATACCGAAACCGTCGATTGCCTTTCGAGGTGATTAGGGGCTTTCAAGAAGAAAGCGCAATGGAATTAACACTTCCCAAAGGGTACACCATAGAGGGCATGCCCAATGCAGTAAGTATACAGAACAAGTTTGGGTCATATGATATATCGTATAAATTAAAAGATACAGGTCATATTGTCGTCACCAGGGCACTATTGATAAAAAAAGGGAGGTACCCAAAAGAAGAATATGCCGCCTACAGACAGTTTCGGCAAAAAGTGACAAAGAGTGACCAATCGAAACTCGTATTGCTCCAAAAATGA
- the dtd gene encoding D-aminoacyl-tRNA deacylase, with the protein MRAVVQRVSRASVTVEGEKVSEIQNGLLVLLGVENADNQEDIVWLSKKIVNLRIFNDREGVMNRSLIDQNGDIIVVSQFTLHASTKKGNRPSYIKAAKPPIAIPLYEQLVSQIERDLGKSVGTGVFGADMKVELLNDGPVTIVIDSKNRE; encoded by the coding sequence ATGCGTGCAGTAGTTCAACGGGTATCCAGGGCAAGTGTTACTGTGGAAGGGGAAAAGGTTTCCGAAATCCAAAATGGACTTTTGGTATTATTGGGTGTTGAAAATGCCGATAACCAAGAGGATATTGTATGGCTTTCCAAAAAAATAGTGAACCTCAGGATTTTTAATGATCGTGAGGGGGTAATGAACCGTTCCCTGATCGACCAAAATGGAGATATTATCGTGGTAAGCCAGTTTACCTTACATGCTTCCACCAAAAAAGGAAATCGCCCTTCTTATATAAAAGCGGCAAAGCCGCCCATTGCAATTCCATTATACGAACAATTGGTGTCCCAAATAGAGCGGGATTTGGGAAAATCGGTGGGAACGGGAGTTTTTGGGGCCGATATGAAGGTGGAGTTATTAAATGATGGTCCAGTGACAATTGTCATAGATTCCAAGAATCGCGAATAG